The stretch of DNA TGCACGTCATCGCCGACGGCGGTGTGGGCTGGTCCGGCGACCTGCCCAAGGCCATCGCCTGCGGCGCCGACTCGGTGATGATCGGCTCCCCGCTGGCCCGCGCCACGGACGCGCCCGGCAAGGGCCACCACTGGGGCATGGAGGCCGTGCACGAGGACGTGCCGCGCGGCAAGCGCGTCGACCTCGGTGTGGTCGGCACGACGGAGGAGATCCTCAGCGGTCCCTCGCACATCCCGGACGGCTCGATGAACTTCTTCGGGGCGCTGCGCCGCGCGATGGCGACGACGGGCTACAGCGAGCTCAAGGAGTTCCAGCGCGTCGAGGTGACGGTCGCGGACTCGCAGCACAAGCGGTGACGCCGCGCTGAGCGGAGCGTGTGACTGAGGTGGGGCCCGGACGCTGATGCGTCCGGGCCCCACTCGTGTGCGGGGAGCCGCACGCGCGCGTGCCCGGCTACAGACGGTGGGCCGCGCCCGCCGGGGTCGCGCCCCTGGTGTCCAGGAGCAGCTGAGCTTTCACAGCGAGGCCCTGTAGGTCGTACGTGCGGTGGTGCTGGAGCAGGATCGTGAGGTCGGCGTCGGCCGCCGCCTCGTAGAGGGAGTCCGCGCGGGGGACGGGATGGCCGAGCACGCGCCAGGTGGGGACGTAAGGGTCGTGGTAGCTGACGGCGGCGCCCATCTCCATCAGACGGGTCGCGACCTCCTGGGCGGGGGAGCCCTGCTGGTCGGCGAGGTCGGGCTTGTAGGTGACGCCGAGGAGCAGGACGCGGGCGCCGCGCGCGGACTTGCCGTGTTCGTTGAGCAGGGTCGCCGAGCGCTGGATCACGTACCGGGGCATGCGGTCGTTGACCTGCTGGGCCAGTTCGACCATGCGCAGGGGGTGCGCGCCGCGGCCGGGGCCCGGGATGTCCAGGGGGACGCCGTGGCCGCCGACGCCGGGTCCGGGACGGAAGGCCTGGAAGCCGAAGGGCTTGGTCTCGGCGCAGCGGATGACGTCCCACAGGTCGATGCTCAGGTCGTGGCAGAGCACGGCCATCTCATTGACCAGGGCCATGTTCACGTGCCGGTAGTTGGTCTCCAGGAGGT from Streptomyces sp. BA2 encodes:
- a CDS encoding nucleotide sugar dehydrogenase, with product MPADLAVIGLGHLGLPLAQAAVSGGIATIGYDPARAVDLAGGRLPCDGAEGTLTAADVRRMLSGGFRPTTDPVELGRVRTAVICAPTPPAADRSLDLSQVADAARALAARLRPHTTVILESPAYPGTTEEFLRPILEEGSGLRAGRDFHLAHSPGRLDPGNRTHGYAGTPKVIGGLTPACTESAAAFYGRLTDKVVRARGPREAETVHLLETNYRHVNMALVNEMAVLCHDLSIDLWDVIRCAETKPFGFQAFRPGPGVGGHGVPLDIPGPGRGAHPLRMVELAQQVNDRMPRYVIQRSATLLNEHGKSARGARVLLLGVTYKPDLADQQGSPAQEVATRLMEMGAAVSYHDPYVPTWRVLGHPVPRADSLYEAAADADLTILLQHHRTYDLQGLAVKAQLLLDTRGATPAGAAHRL